The Cryptomeria japonica chromosome 6, Sugi_1.0, whole genome shotgun sequence genomic interval CCGGCAGCTGATATATATGGGGAACGCTTCCTTTTCGCCTGCCGATGGTCATATCGATCTCACACCAGATCCATACGGCACAATGAACATTTCTTCAAACGAAACGGCTACAACTATGGCATTGCAGAACTGCATCGGAAGGGTTCTGTACCGCCAGCAGCTTACCATGTGGCCGGCGAGTTTCACTACCGTCTTCACCATCTTTGTGAAAAACATCACAACCAACGGCACGGGTACGCAAAAGAATTATAATGGCGACGGTATTGCCTTCGTCATAGTTCCGAATAACAAAAGTTTTTTAGCAAAGAGCTATGGGGGATTCCTCGGCCTCTTCGACCCCTCCACAAACGGAAACTCGACCAGGCAGCTAGGCATCGAGTTCGACACATTTCAGAATGAATTCGATCCGGACAACAATCATGTGGGCATCGACATCCAGGGCATCAAATCCAACGTAACAGCCAACATGGAAAACCACGGGATGGATATCAAGGCCGGGCGAGCTATACAAGTGCGGGTCGACTACGATGGGTGGGCTAAATCCCTGCAAATCTATGCACGCTATGCAAACAATACTTCAGGCTATGCGAGCATTCTGAACCACACGCTGGAGCTCGAGAACACTGTTCCAAGATCGGCGTATGTGGGATTTTCTGCGGCAACAGGGAATTCATACGAGATACATAGAATTCTCGACTGGAATTTCAGTTCCGTGATGCTACCGGAGTCTTCTCTGAATTTTCCTCCGGTGGGAACGGGAACGCCCGGAGGATTGCGCCGCTGGGTCAAAATCGGCATCTTGATGGGCTCCATTGCAGTCGGATTAGTTGTGGTGGGATTAGTCGGGTTCGTGGTTTGGAGAATGAGAAAGAAAAAGCAGCCTACTTTAACTCTTGGCCGAGGAAGCTTCAGCGGGGAACTGGCAATTATGCAAAACGCGCCTCACCGGTACTCCTACAAGCAACTTGTAGCCGCCACCGACAATTTCAGCGAAGCGGAACTTTTGGGAACCGGCGGGTTCGGGAGCGTCTACAGAGGAAACCTTAACGCCGGACGCAACGAACAGGTAAATTTGGTGGCGGTGAAGAAAGTCTCCGCCGGTTCAAGACAGGGGGAAAGGGAGTTTATCTCAGAAATAATCAGCATCGGTCGCCTACGCCACCGGCACCTGGTGAAGCTTCACGGGTGGTGCCACGAGCGCGATGAGCTTCTCCTGGTCTATGAATACATGCCCAACGGAAGCCTGGACAAATTTCTCTATGACAGAACTGGGGAAACAACCTTGAATTGGCCACGGCGCCACAGGATTTTGTGCGGCCTTGCCTCGGCTCTACTGTACCTGCACGAAGAATGGGAGCAGAGGGTCGTTCACCGGGACGTGAAGCCCAGCAATGTGATGCTCGACGGCGAATTCAACGCCCGATTGGGAGACTTCGGGCTGGCCCGGCTTGTCGAGCACGACGATTCTAATCCGGCTGTGACGACCAGGTTGGCGGGTACACCCGGGTACATGGCACCCGAGTGCAGCTACACTGGCAAGGCCACCGCAGAGTCCGATGTGTTCAGTTTTGGGATTGTTCTGTTGGAAGTGGCCACGGGTAGGCGCGTCGTGGAGCGGGGGATTGTATTGGCTGAACGTAATTTGGCGGAGTGGGTTTGGGGGCTTTATAGCCAGGATAGACTTTTGCAGTGTGTGGATCCCAAGTTGGAAGGGTCTGATTATGATGAAGAGCAGATACGAAGGGTGTTGATCTTGGGGCTCGCATGCTCGCATCCCGATCCACAGTTACGCCCTACCGTCAGGCAAGCAATTCAAGTGCTTATAAACCCTAGTGAAGAGCTGCCGCAGCTGCCTTCCACCAGGCCAATGGCAATCTACGTTGTCTTGCCACCGGCAGGAGCAGGGTTTTCTTTGTCCACCTCGTCTTCGATTATGGGTGGAGGTGCCGCATCGTCTAGTCTAATGGCCGAAACTAGCGTAGGATCCATTACTACTTCGATAACTAAGGGTAGGTAGATATGCACGGTCGCCTTACTATACTGGTTTCCTTTACTTTCCTCTTTTCCTAATCATGTCGGTTTATGCTGAACATGCATCTTAGCTTCCTTCTCAAACATATGTATCTCAGGATTCAGTAATTTTAATATGTAAATCTTATGAACAGTGAGCAATtcataaaaattctaaaaattcacTTTTAAAGAAGCAGTCACAATTTTAGTCTCACGTTAAATGATGTTTTTATAAAAGAGAGACTATAAAATTGATATTTCTCACCTAAAATAACTAGATGAACATTTTAAAGATCTTCGAACGTTAAATACGTTCATATTTGTATTTGTGGAGCTATTTGCTAGTTTTTCAGTAAGTAAATATTTTTTCGtactaaaaatatattattttttaatcattttatgcATAGTCTTATCTAGTTTTTAGGATGCACCAATGTATCGATGATAGTGTATGAGAATAGCTTATGCATTGGTGTATCTTTGGAGTTGAATAGCCATTTTCCATATCTACAATTGATAAtcaattattttttgtatttaattttaaaaatattttgtaaaattaatttgtaatatattttcaaTTTCTTTGATTGATTTATTGGAATAACTATTGTAACTTGAATACTTATTATGATTGTGAGTTGTTTAATTTGAAGGTTTAAAATTTGAtatgaatttttaattttattgtaaCTAATAAGATTATGTGaaagaaatttatttattcaaGAGTCAAACAATGAAATACTAGTATGACAAGATTGTACAACTTGTTGCTATGCAAATTATTTCAATATAATTATTTTGACTATGTTTGTTTATACAAAAACATATATGACACATTTtccaaaatataaatttattacatataattaattaataattcactATAGGATGGAAGCTTAGCCTTATGACAAGTGTCACAAAAGTGGAGGATTGAAAAATGACACGTGGCATGGGGAAGAGGGCAAGGTGTGAGCACATATGGGGAAGCACGCGAGTTTCACAAGTGGAAGAAAATTAGAAAGTGTAAGAGTAAAGAAATCAAGGAGATTGACATGCAGTTGAAAAAGGAAAGTGTAGAGTAGTTGCACATGTGTGAGCAATTAATGAAAGGGTTGGTGGACGGATGATGGTGACGAATGATGGTGACCCATGCATGCTAGCATGTGTTAGCATTGAAGAGGGTGTCACATGACAACAAGTTTGGGGATTTGGTTTAATTTTAATAGAGATTagttaggaattaattaattaattaattagtgtagtcacataaatctgtccacttaattaaatgaatacttagtatttatttgattatttaaccatcaattaataattaattaaattaatatttaattaattcatcttaaccccattctcctattaattaaataaattattcaatttatttgatttaattcacttaaccaaattcataccattaattaaataaataaatcatatttatttaattaaatcttctctcacatttaaataaattaatatttatttaaatcccccaaaatcccacctctcacatttaaataaattaacatttatttaaaatcacctttatcctctacccacttgcattttcctacaaatgcaagttgcacaattattttaaataaataatttatttaaatcacctttatcctccacccacttgtattttcctacaaaagcaagttgcacaactattttaaataaattatttatttaaaatcctatttatcctcacccacttgaaacctttaatggtttcccttaaagtagtcaaacttgatggctttaaagtcttcaaacttgatggcttccttctatagtcttcttaagactttaatggttttccttaaagtcttcaagcctttaatggtttccctcaaagtcttcaagcattttaaatgctttatcttcatttttctcatttaaataaattaatatttatttgaatatttatccaaatgcaaattacaccatttaattgaaataaatgattttattttaattgaaaataccaaaatttctcccacttgcattttcctacaaaatccacttgtatgcctaaactccttctagattcttctaaacccttcctaattagcctaatccatcccctaaatattgtcacattcctaagcaaattggagtcacttctcaaagactccaaagtctttgaaaagcaattaatgctttgtgtgttcaacaaattaaccctcaaagtcttggataacctttgaaagcttccaaccttcaaccactaaatggctcaaagtctttgataaccattgaaggctttcaaccttcaaccacttaatccccaaagtctccaataaccattaatggttacctcaaaccctcccacatggttaaaacatttgttttgactcaacctctacccaacccaaaggtctcatcaagcctttaatgctttgaccatgattatctcttaatcatttgcacaaaggtttatccttgcattaactcttaatccagtgggtaatcctaatttaggcttgacccttaccttctagataaccatgaagtcttctcagtcctttaatgcctccaacctcttctctcaacccaatcctatgttgacacttgtcaccattttattggtgccaattgtgcacatggatccccaactttcaaacttggcccttgattaaaccactcaatcttaacccttcatttccctatttcttctataaatagaacccttctcctcaagcaaaagaggaagcatttagagtattgttgttatactggcattagcatagagctttttcatagcatcactatctactcttgcatagtatttgcttatcatattcaaccatcttgaatctccatatggcatccatggctagtgctaaaagctgagagctacactcatttgggacttggagaggagaggaacaagggaggagcaactatgagcatcttgattagctatttcattctatgtttatatgctttctatttcatgcttaatatctctcttgatatgcctgtttaggataatcttttgttgctaacactaatgtttgtttcttgtgctcttgtgtgtgttgccatcaaacagattttctaatcctttttgcagagcatcatttggtgaacccgacgtgaatccaaacaccaaaaggatcattttttttttttttaaccaataacatgtttgaatgttgaaaatgtcacacaggttgcgattttgacactgttttggtgcgtttggcattattttggcgctattccccctgtttcagtgtttttctcttctctgtctttccctttcttttaatacgtttgtgttaaatagtgcctctgttcaaacgcagactagcgctattgtaacaaaacgttgtacaaatcactttgtaaccaaaaaaaaaaaaaaaatttaggcttgtagaagcccaccaaataggcggattttactaactatttttctcttttgtgcagatttaaattagattaaagagtagatttatattttttttactaacttgtttttgaagttggttttaaaaatgaattcactttttattttggtttaaaattaacttcacatttcaaatttgggcttttgaaaaagaatcacacatttgtttggggctattaaaaagaatttcattgttcaaaggtaaaaagaaccacaaacttatacaaaaacaactttattttttttgcaagttagaaaacaaacttcgttttggtgcttaaaatcaacaaggcaaattttatttcttgcatcaagataaaactcacaatccacacttccatttttggtgcaaataaaattcacaatcaacttgtctcattttcaaagcaattttacttcatgcaaacgtgtttttcattaagttgaccaggattttcaaattctagtttactcaaacaattgcctttgaaaattaaaaagaacaccatgattgttggagcaacatctccaaatagttagatcacattgcaatgatagattaaaaagaacaagtgtttttcgtgcttggcacacttgtgcaaagagttggtcgagtggtcctacctctaacacacactatcctctcccttggctctcgtggtcctaggtgcaagagaaaggtgttagtaacactcacattttatctttttaagagaggcctgccaagggatcgatactcttgggaacgacctcgagcggtaaatccttcgagccgctatagaaatcaggtgagagcgaaagctgtagccttgggtatagctgttcctacagtgtaactggccgaaaggacaaatgggccccaccaccagttacaaggctcttaagtgagtcactgcagaatgaacttatgtccaaaaacatcgaacatgactaaacacctttaagtagtagcccacccgttctattgattgaggatatttgaggtataatttagtgcaagagcatagatggttttgctcccaagatactcaccatacatatttccttgagtagaaacatagctttttgaaaggtcacttgtggcttgataaaagtggtgactcccccatcatagggatcatctatttgttatgctcgtgcaagacttagtatatcacatccttacctgccacggcgggattgataaggtatgtagtaccaaagtcgaagaaatatcaagatgtgggctaaatttatcacaactggccatttgaccttagggataaagagtgtttgaagtgtgttcgttttacagacctagtgcaaattgagccgacttcaggctttggaattacaccttaaaataaatctaaaggaagggtcaaaaacaagtccaaggattgggttgatctagacccatactcatttgtgccttttgaggcaacattcttgtgtttgtgtgcttgctttgttttcttgtcaaagaaaaatcagaaaatcaatcccaaaaacaaagtattcatccaacatctgtcaacacaaccaaaaacatcaaaaacaaggtacaaacaaacaaagaatcaaaaatttatgaccattcttcacatcttgcgaaagaagaagtgtcatcagaatatcaccttgaaaaggagaccactaagctcaaaggctttaatcaaaaggaggaaattcttctatatcaatcgacaaatctttgtctcccatagagtctttctacatcgcatgcgtctataccttcaaggtaaaacaaacgagtttgattcagaatcattgaaccacagagcttttatgcaatatagagctctgagttatcacaaaaatcaaggaggaaagattaatcccaatttcttcccaaacatctgtatcacctacaacatagctcgagaagtgccaccaacgtctgaaagggaagaagaagagtttgtcccatttgtgacacaaagtttttattgaaagttgaaaacattttcatccatcatcccactcatacattatcacttcatcatcaatccatcccaaaattctcaaagcattaagaggttcttgtcccaagtctcttttagatattgcttgaaatcaaacacatcacatcactttttagattgtttctacatctaggataagctcatcctaagagacacatctacgcaggttaaaactagttcatgagtgaatcctctcattgctaggtagttaaatctgtaacacatctcagatttctctgcaccttatcacatcaaaacttatcaaaacaagcaagcaattcaaagaaggaatttcggttacatctatctcaaagtgctagagatctacatacaaacacaaatcaccaaccatcaatctttcatttcatcaacaactcatcatcatcttcaatcaacttcaaaaccaaacttgcaaacaaaatggctcaaacccgatcacgatcaaggcaacaagaaatagaaattgaggaagaagaggacaatctcaatgaatttcaagaagcacttggaggaaatgtaaatgatgaaaacccaagtactcctactccgtcaacaatcgaaagggttcagcataaccctcattttaacagattatttgatgaaatactaaggagcaatgcggatgctcacttcttaagacttgctcaagaaggagccaaactcccctcagactttgatcttgcccaattaagacaagcatcagaaagacaaagtcaccatgaggaggaaaggcgtagagatcccatcagatataacattcctcgaggtaacccaccacctcctcctccaaatgaaatagagatgttgcggcaacaagtcgagaatctcgcccaacaacttcatagtggtgttaagaccaatcaattctcacttaacgacatctgtccctatccttttgataggaatctttatatgccaccctttccacgcgggttcgaaacacccaaatttgaaaaatatagaggaaagggggatccccgtgatcatgtccgagaatttcattccgcttgtcttgaagtggcttatgaggacacatacctaatgcgcctttttccccaaagcttgggaggaaccaccacatcatggttttcccgactaccaggtggcattagaacatttgaggaactcatccagaagttcctatctcattactctcataacattgaacgcgacatcaccatggctgatctatgcaacaccaaacaaaaaccaggggaattattctcagtattcctgcaacgatggcgccaaatgtctagcagacgtgctcttcagttacctgaacgagaactagtggaaattttcatttccaacttaaacgaagaaatggaatttcacctggatgtcaaagatacagactcctttaacgatatgatcaccaagggtataaaatgtgaaagggcactcatcaagaaagggctcatcaaaatctttaatgaaccaaaagatggtcctcgcccgcgcttcaatagtgacaaaccaaacttctggaacaagaataaaaatatcgtcaacgatggggttgtggatgctcggactgtccaaaatgcacaacctgtggttcggtttgcaggacaaaatcctccacctcaaaataacacaaatgttcctcttaatcaaggtcgcatcacatctcatgatgaaccaagacctcgtccacaaaaacaaaaacgcacatacactcccttaggggaacccattgaaacagtgttgcgacaactcctctctcaaaatttggtcactctacctaagctatcaaactatgagcctcaagtcaaaccagcatggtggaaagatactgaacactgtgagttccatcaaggaagaggacacaagacaagtaattgtcaccgattgaaagatctcattcaggatcttattgaccgaggagaaattgaaattgaagggcatgacccaaaaacaaccaataatgatcatcagatgttcaagaatccacttccatcgcaagatcaaaggggtccttcgacgtccaggcgaggcaccgataccactgactatacgcaggctgcgtataattacactgtaaatcacctgtatgatgccagtgaacaaattgcaaccataaccttcaaaaatcccacctcaaattgcaatgttgttacgcgtcgcggcaaagttaccatcaaggcagctccacaaggcaccacctccatcccaaagcagtacaatcttgtggaacaattagacaaaacccctgcgctcatatccattttagaactattgcacctatcaccatctcataaaactatcttggatcaagcactccaagaagcgtcagtccctgcaaacctgaacacggaccaatttcaagccatggttggaaatctaaagtcatcaccttgtctcactttttctgaaagtgacaactcttctttccaacaacctcataatgcttcgctacacattgaaggctttgtcaaccaacacaggatca includes:
- the LOC131073015 gene encoding L-type lectin-domain containing receptor kinase IX.1-like, which codes for MIMLKSLVRALIILLLILVCSSYAEQSNGNSTNFSFAYFSRNNSRQLIYMGNASFSPADGHIDLTPDPYGTMNISSNETATTMALQNCIGRVLYRQQLTMWPASFTTVFTIFVKNITTNGTGTQKNYNGDGIAFVIVPNNKSFLAKSYGGFLGLFDPSTNGNSTRQLGIEFDTFQNEFDPDNNHVGIDIQGIKSNVTANMENHGMDIKAGRAIQVRVDYDGWAKSLQIYARYANNTSGYASILNHTLELENTVPRSAYVGFSAATGNSYEIHRILDWNFSSVMLPESSLNFPPVGTGTPGGLRRWVKIGILMGSIAVGLVVVGLVGFVVWRMRKKKQPTLTLGRGSFSGELAIMQNAPHRYSYKQLVAATDNFSEAELLGTGGFGSVYRGNLNAGRNEQVNLVAVKKVSAGSRQGEREFISEIISIGRLRHRHLVKLHGWCHERDELLLVYEYMPNGSLDKFLYDRTGETTLNWPRRHRILCGLASALLYLHEEWEQRVVHRDVKPSNVMLDGEFNARLGDFGLARLVEHDDSNPAVTTRLAGTPGYMAPECSYTGKATAESDVFSFGIVLLEVATGRRVVERGIVLAERNLAEWVWGLYSQDRLLQCVDPKLEGSDYDEEQIRRVLILGLACSHPDPQLRPTVRQAIQVLINPSEELPQLPSTRPMAIYVVLPPAGAGFSLSTSSSIMGGGAASSSLMAETSVGSITTSITKGR